GACAGAATGGCTACACATGGGCTGTAGTCAaacaacgatctggcaccgatTGGCGCGACAGACgggaataaatagagcaagagatgaacagacattgaattcaggtgagtggagtcaaacaattagaagcggaaactGTAGTaatgagggggagggaggaacgccacagataggtgcgAGACGGacaatcaaaaccaaaacaaaacaccatgtgcacacgaaatgcagacataaacaaaaacacacacacaccgaagaaCTGGGAGATCAGACAAGCGGACATGAGAGTACTCCCCCTCTGACGGACGCCACCAGGTGCCGCAGCAAGGGGCTCACCTCGTCACCGGTAGAAGTCCTCGACCAGTGTCCGATCCAAGATGTCCCTGGCCaggacccaactcctctcctctggaccatagcccccccagtccacaagatattgAAAGCCCCGACCCCTATGTCGGACATCTAGCAACTTCCGCACCGTATAGACCGGGGAGCCATCCACTAgatgggggggaggggggggttgGGGCTGATGGAACAAGATGGGAATGGAACACAGGTTTAACCCtggaaacatggaaaacaggGTGCACCCGACCAAGCGTGGTAGGGAGCTTGAGCTGCACCGCTGCCGGACTCAGGACCTTGGTGATCCGGtatgggccaatgaacctgggtgccAACTTACGTGAGGCTACCCTGAGAGGCAGGTCCTTGGTGGAAAGCCATACCCTTTGACCACACATATAGCGGGGTGCAGGAGTCCGGTGACGATTGGCCGCTGCTTTGGTCTGCCTATTAGCCTGGGCCAAGGCCGCCTTAGCTTTCTTCCAGGTGCGTCGACACTGTCGGACAAAAGCCAAAGCAGACGGGACCGCAGCTTCGGGTTCCTGtgtgggaaacaagggaggttgATAACCAACAGAACACTGGAATGGGGACATACCTGTGGCAGAAGCCGGAAGtgagttatgggcgtattctaccCAGGACAGCTGTTGACACTAGGAGCTGGGATTGTGGGATGCCAGGCAGCGAAGAGTGCGTTCCAAATCCTGGTTTGCCCGCTCGGACTGCCCGTTGGTCTGGGGATGGAAACCTGATgacagactcgtagaggccctgatctgccgacagaactccctccaaaaccgagagacaaactgggaacccctgtcagagaccacatcGACCGGAAGACCATGAATCCGGAATACGTGATCAACCATCACCTGTGCAGTGTCTTTGGCTGAGGGGAGCTTGGGAATGGGAATGAAATGGGCCGCCTTAGAGAAACGGCCCACCACCGTAAGAATGATGGTGTTACCTATGGATTCCGGGAGGCCAGTGACAAAATCAAGGGCCAAATGTGACCAGGGGCGAGAAGGGATGGGCAACGGGTGGAGCAGACCACTGGGAGGCGCATTGGAAGTCTTGTTCTGAGCGCACACCGAGCAGGCAGCCACAAACTGCCTGACATCCTtggccatggatggccaccagaatcgctaACGGATGGCAGCCAGCGACCTCCGGACTCCTGGATGACAGACTAGCCTGGACGAGTGACCCCACTGGATCACTTCAGAGCGCAACTTGGTGGGAACAAACATATTACCCGATGGACCCCCCTTCGGCACAGGACCCTTAAGTAGGGCCTCCTCTACTCGTCTCGATGTCCCAAGAGAGGGATGCCACCACCACCCCTTTGGGCAAGATGGTGTCTACTGACTTCTTCCCCTCAGGAGCCTCAAAGAGAAGAGAGAGCACATCGGGCTTGACATTCTTGGACCCGGGCCTGTAATTGAACCGACCCAAGAAGAGGGCCCAGCGAGCCTGTCGGGAGCTCAGCCtcctggccgaacggatgtaCTCGAGGTTCTtatgatccgtccagaccaggaAGGGCCGAGCTGCGCCCTCCAACCAGTGCCAGCCTGACCATCAACAACTCACGATTACCTATGTCGTAATTCCGTTCTGGGGACTCAGGCGGTGGGAGAAAAAGGCACAGGGATGCACCTTACCATCCTCGTGTGACCGCTGAGATTGGACCGCGCCCACACCGACATCTGAGgcatccacctcaacaatgaattgaCGTTCAGTGTCTGGAATAAACAAGACAGGAGCAGAGATAAAACGGGACTTTAATTTATCAAAGGCCTCCTGTGCCCCAGTATTCCACTTGAACGGTACCTTGGGAGAGGTGAGTGCCGTTAAAGGTGCAGCAATCTGACCAAAGTTCCGGATGAACCgccgatagaagttggcaaaccccaggaacCGCTGCAGAGCTTTACGAGAGTCAGGAGCTGGCCATTTGGCAATGGCCCTTACCTTACAGGGGTCCGCTTTGATCTCCCCCGCAGAAACAACGAACCCCAGGAACGGAACCAACTGGGCATGGAAGACGCACTTCAGGTGATAGGCATTCCGAAGATCTAGCTTggtgaagaccttggctccctgcaatagctcaaaggcagacgacataagaggcaaggggtacctgttcttaatagtgatgtcattcagGCCTCGGTAATCTATACAAGGACGCAAGGAGCCGTCCTTTTTCTTGACAAAGAGGAACCCAGCACCtgcaggagatgaagagggtcagatgagaccggctttgagggattcattaaccctctggagtctaagggtatttttggagcctggagaagttttgtcatgccctgacatttgtgcttttttcagtttcttataaatatctaaatgggtaaagactaatctcactgtaatcagcacaaactgggctgtaataatatgtgaaatgcatgtatgtacatgattgtgtttttgagaaaaaaaatattatgcgtggttagtgaaaaactaaaaatgttaaaacgcttgaataaggcaaaaaaacacataaataacaatggttcccgggatttttgagaactggagcttgtagcctagaatttttctttctaaatgatgtgaaaatcatcttgtttactcactcacagaaaacaatatattgatttaaattttctaagacactttttgttggtaaaagtcatatgcgagtaggcgtcaactaccatgaatatcattgtgatttacacctgagaagacaaaggcctgcataatgagctgcataatgagcctttcagtcatctgtgccactgtgagtgaggagttacaagagagaatgtgagaacaaaataaatctatataatttaatgtttgtagtttattaagaatatatttaattatcccacaacataatttaatatccacttgggggagcagttaaacagtttattagaaacaatcaaagctgactttcaaacaaattgcttggcatgcttactccagtcacacaatccttcagaaatccttttaacaatcttattttctacaaaaaaaaaaaaaaaaaaaaatttgttgttattattatcatcattattattaatgttgaaaagag
The DNA window shown above is from Carassius carassius chromosome 26, fCarCar2.1, whole genome shotgun sequence and carries:
- the LOC132105993 gene encoding uncharacterized protein LOC132105993, whose amino-acid sequence is MALTWIGPATLSRLGVEAADLKGVPVEYHDLCQGAKVFTKLDLRNAYHLKCVFHAQLVPFLGFVVSAGEIKADPCKVRAIAKWPAPDSRKALQRFLGFANFYRRFIRNFGQIAAPLTALTSPKTLNVNSLLRWMPQMSVWARSNLSGHTRMEPEAAVPSALAFVRQCRRTWKKAKAALAQANRQTKAAANRHRTPAPRYMCGQRVWLSTKDLPLRVASRKLAPRFIGPYRITKVLSPAAVQLKLPTTLGRVHPVFHVSRVKPVFHSHLVPSAPTPPSPPSSGWLPGLYGAEVARCPT